The Spirochaetales bacterium sequence CAGATTTGCCTGAATACCATTTTCCTGGTCGCGGTAGGGCAAATCCCAGTTGCCGAAATAGGCGCCCACGTAACCCGCTTTCTGCAGATTGCCTTCGGTCGTGTCACTGTAGGAATAAAGCGGAAAATCCTTCCAGATAAGCCCCTCGTTATACCATTTGTTAAGCACCCGGAATCCTTCCTTGATACCGGGCCACAAGAGCCGTCTGTCGTCGAAACCATTGATCCACATCTCTTTATCCGAGATATTGTCGGGAACGAAGGATGTCGAAAGCGGATCCGCCCGCCAGCCGACATCGATACTCAAGGAGAAAGGAATCATTTTGTCCGCATTCGAACCGAGGAGGGTTTTTGCGTTATCCCTGAAGGCGACAAGCATAGCTTCGAATTCCTCGAGGGTGGTGGGTTCTGTGATGTTCAGTTTTTTAAGCCAATCCTCGCGGACGAAAACGCTGTTACGCATATTATTAAACAGTAGTGCTTCGATGCACCATACCGTACCGGCTTTAGGATCCCTGTCCCAGTAAATGTTCCGGTCGCCCAGGAGTTTCCATAAGTTGGGCAGCTTGTTTTTATATTTTTTCAGATAGGGAGCCATGTCCAATACGCCGCCCATATTGGCATAGGTCAGGATCGTCGGATAGCTGTAGGTGACACAGATATCGGGTGCCTCATTGGCGGCAAGCAGGTTGTTGAGCACCTCGACCTCGGTCCAACGGGGTACGGGTTTGAATGTGACCTGGACATTGTAGGTGTCGAGCATTCCTTTTTTGATGAACTCGGTAAAGAAGTTGTCTTCCGGTTTGGAGCCGCCGGGGTTACCGCGATCGTATATCTCGACGGTAATGGCGCCTGGCTTTTTTTCTTGCTGTGCACATCCCGATAGCAGGACAAGCGCTATCAGGGTAATACAAAGAAGAAGTGGCAAAGCTTTTTTCATATCAATCCTCCTTAAATATATTGATAGACACAACGTGTCCATGGATCCGTTATTCCTTGATTGCGCCCAGGGTAGCGCCTGTGATAAAGTATCGTTGCAGCCAGGGATACACTACCAGGATCGGCACGGTGGCGAAGATGATCGTTGCCGCCTTGAGCGACTCCGAAAGTCCCGGGGGCGAGAAACCTTCCTGTGTCGTGATTTCTATATCGGAGATGGAGTTGATTATATTGTACAACAGCAACTGGATGGGATAGTAAAATCTGTCGTTCATGAACATCAGCGCGTCCGAAAAGCCGTTCCATCGTCCGACGGCGTAGAAGAGACAGAGGGTGGCGATCACCGGGGCGGACAGCGGCAGATAGATACTGAAGAGTATCCGGATGGGCCCCGCGCCGTCGATCTCCGCGGATTCGCGCAGGCTGTCGGGGATTTGTGAAAGGAAACTGCGCATGATGATCATATAGAAGACGTTAAGGCAGTACGGAATGATAAGCACTACCGGCTTGTTGAGCATTTTCAAATCACCGAGCAGCAAATACATCGGGATCGTACCCGCCGAGAAGTACATGGTGAATATGATAAAAGCGCTGAAGAACCGGCGTCCTTTGAGTTTTTTGTAGGTAAGCGGGTAGGCACAGATCGTGGTCATAAAAAGGGATACGACGACACAAATGACCGTCAATATCGCGGTCCAGGCAAGGGACCAGGTGTATTTGGTATCGCTGAGTACCAGGCGGTAGGCCTCAAAGTTGAACCCTTTTGGTAAAAGCATCACATCGTTGCGGATTATCGCCTCCGAAGCACTCAACGAACGGGCTAAAATGTTTAAAAGCGGAAGCAGACAGATCAGAATAAGAAGGACGCAGATAAAAACGACAATCCAGTCACCGATTATCGATTTTTTCGATGCTACCATGATGAATGCCCTCCTTTATACAATGCCCTGCTCACCGATTCTTTTGGCCAGCCCGTTTGCAATGAAGAGGAAAATAACGCATACCACGGACTGGAACATCCCGACCGCCGTCGTCAGCGAGAACTGGAGTCCCCGGATACCATAGGTATAGACGAACGTGGCGATAACATTGGAGACGTCTTTTACCAGAGCGTTCCCAAGTGCATACGGCCGGTCGAACTCGCTGCCGAGAATGCGCCCGAGACTCAAAATAAGCAGAACGACGATCGTGGGACGCAGCCCCGGCAATGTTATATGCCACATCTTTTTGATGCGGCCCGCACCGTCCATCGAAGCGGCCTCATAGAGCTCGGGATTGATGGCCGTTATCGCCGCAAGGTAGATAATGGTGTTCCAGCCGACATCCCGCCAGATTCCCAAAAACACGTAGGTACCCACCCAGTACGTTGAATCATTCAAAAAAGGAATGGATTTAATACCCATACGGTTAAGCACGATGTTGACGAGACCGGAAGTGGGAGCTAGAAGCTGGACCGCCATGCCATAGATGATGATCCATGACAGAAAGTGCGGCAGGTAGGCGATCGTCTGGGTAACCCGTTTGAACCATCGTATCCTCAACTCATTGAGCAGCAACGCCAGCATGATGGGAGCGGGAAAACCCGTTACCAGGTCGAGCAGATTGAGCATGATGGTATTCCGCAGCGCGTAGAGGAAGTCACGGTTGGAGAAGGCCTTGATGAAGTATTCGAAGCCGCCGTTGTCCGCCCAGGGCATTTCCCAGGGACTTTTGATGATGGTGTACTTTTTAAAGGCGACCTGGATATAGGTCATAGGGATATATTTAAAAATAACAAAGTAGGTGAGCGGCAGAATCATCAGCAAATAAAGCACGCCGTAACGGTGGAAATAGGTGCCCAGTTTCTGCAGCTTTTCAGGCACGGATATCGATTGAGTTGACAAAGCAACCTTCACTCTCACTGTCTCCTCTATGGTTCAATCTTCGATTCAAACCATGTTGTACCACGTCGGAAATCATCGGGGATAACATATTCTCATGTGACGATATTGTCCCGACAGGCTTTTTGATTCGCCTACGTTAACGTTACTTAAAAAATTATGTTAATTGAAATGAAAAGTACTGTCAAGCAGGTTAAGGCGGAATGATTTATAAATGACGGGAAAATGTATAATGCATGAAAAATCCTTTCATGGAAACGAGAATGACAAAACCGATTCGAAGGAACGCCGGAAGGATCTGCATTATTATCCTTGACCGGAGCATTGATTTCATGTACAATAAGCATACATTCGATAATCCCTGCCGGATAATATCCGATACCCGGCCAAGGGTTTTGTGGATTTTTTATTGGGGATGTTGATGCAAATTCGATACTTATCACCACGAACATTATACCAATACCGCCTGAAATGAATCGGGATGCAGTTTGTTTTCATGCTATTTGATTTGCCTGGACATTTGAGGTATATATATAATAAAGATTAAAAGCAAAATCAATAAAAAGGAGTTGATGAAATGAATAAAAAAAGCATGCTATTGATGCTGTGTTTTTGTTGCTGTGTCTTGTTTCCCCTGACCTCCCAGTCATTCTATGTCAATTATGCGGAAGCCCTCCAGAAATCGATCTATTTTTACGATGCGGAAAAATGCGGTTTCACGGGGACGAACAGACTCGAATGGAGGGGGCCGTGCCACCTGGAAGACTCGGCGATCCCGCTCGATCCGGAGCACACGAATCTTTCAGCCTCATTTATATCGGCCAACAGGAGTATCCTCGATCCTGACGGCGACGGTACGATGAACCTGATCGGCGGGTATCACGACGCCGGGGACCATGTTCAATTCGGTTTACCCCAGGGGTATTCCGCTTCGACTCTCGCATGGGGACTTATCGAGTTCAAACAGGCATTTATCGATACGGGGAACTACGATCATATGGTCGAAGTACTCAAATATTTTACGGATTTTTTCCTACGGTGTACCTTCAAGGACTCGAGCGGCAATGTCGTCGCCTATTGTTACCAGACTGGCGACGGTTCCGTCGATCATGCCTTCTGGGGCCCGCCTGAACTACAGGACCCCGAGGGGCTGAAAGTTATCGGACAATCCGGGGTCACGTATCCCCGGCCGGCCTGGTTTGCATACCCGGAAAAACCGGGGAGTGACGTATGCGCCCAGGCGGCCGCTTCCCTTGCGGCCATGTCTCTCATCATGAGTGATTCGGACCCCGCTTATGCGGATAGCTGCCTGGAGAACGCCCGCGCACTCTATGAGTTTGCCGTCCAATACCGGGGTACGGCCGATTCAGGGGGGTATTACGGTTCCGATTACGATTATGATGAACTGTCATGGGCAGCCACCTGGCTGTACGAAGCCACGGGAGAGATGTCCTACATCGACGATATTTCTGCGCAGGATGCCAACGGCAATTATACCGGCTATCTGGAACGTATACTCAGATATCCGGGGGATACCTGGGTCAATATCTGGGTGCACTGCTGGGACGCGGTCTGGAGCGGGATGTTTGTCAGATTATCCGTCCTTTTCCCGGATAATGACGATTTCGACGGCTGGGCGCGCTGGAACCTCGAGTTCTGGTCGGGCGGTGAGGTGCCGCATAAGGACGAAAGCATGGGGGGCGGTTACCTGGGGTACTCACCCGGCGGTTTTGGTGTGATCAACACATGGGGATCCGCGCGGTATAATACGGCAGCGCAGCTGTGCGCCCTTATCTATGGGAAACATCACGACAGGACGGATTTTACCGCATGGGCCAGGGGGCAAATGGATTACATCATGGGCGACAATCCCCTGGATCTATCTTACATCGTGGGTTATGGAGATACCTATGTCCGGCACCCGCACCACAGGGCGGCCCACGGTTCCTTTACCAACAGCATGGTCGATCCGGAGGAGCACAGGCACACCCTCTGGGGCGCCCTTGCCAGCGGACCGGATAAAGACGACAAACATATCGATCTCGTGAGCGAATATGCGTATAATGAAGTGGCCATCGATTACAATGCCGGTTTTGTAGGGGCCCTGGCGGGCCTGTACGATATTTACGGCAGAGCGGAAGGTCATGAACCGGTAGCCGGTTTTCCTCCCCCCGAACCGGATACGGCGAAGCAGTTCTGGATGGAGGGTAAGATCGAACAGGAAAATGATGAACGCACCCAGGTAACGCTGCGGCTTCACGCAATTCCGATTCACTTGCCCAAACCTGTTGAAGGAATCAGTTGCCGTTACTATTTCGATATCAGTGAACAGATAGAAGCAGGGCAGACGATAGACGACATCAACATGCAGATATATTATGACGAACAGGCATCCCGCTACGGGGGGTCTGTGACGGCAAATGGACCTTTTGAATCGGGCGGTAATGAATATTATTACGAGTTCTCCTGGAACGGCGGTGTGATTGGAGCGAGGGAGCTTCAGTTCGGTTTGTTTCCGGATATCGCATCGGACAATATCGCCCATTGGGACCCGACGAACGATTATTCCAGACAGGGCCTTACAAAAGAATACACTGACGAACAGTACGTACCCATCTATCATGACGGTGAGCTGGTATACGGCCGGGGACCGGAAGGAGGAGACGGAACTCCATCACCGACAACTCCGGGAACTCCCACCCCGACGCCGACGGGAGGCGTGCTTACAGGCGATGTGAATGGTGACGGTACGATCAACATCGTGGATGCTCTTCTTATCGCCCAATATTATGTGGGACTCGAGCCCGCCGGCTTTAATCCCGATGCGGGTGATACAAACCAGGACGGGAATATCAATATCGTCGACGCGTTGCGTGTTGCGCAATATTACGTGGGATCGATCCCGTCTTTATAGGAAACACGACTATCGTTTACGTATATAAGCGGAGGTCCTTTTATGGGGGCCTCCCTGTTGAAACCGGAATTGTTGAAGGTATAAGATTATCGGGTCCGGCGGTTTTTATTTCGGTTGAAAAATAATTGTGTGAAGCGGGTGTGGTTGGTATGTGTATTCGATTAAAGCCGAAGTATCCAAAATGGTGAAAAATGATTCGTATACATGGAAATCAATCTATTTGACCCCGGTAGATGTTGGATTATTTTCAACAATTGTCGTAATTTCCTTCGAGTGGTTAACTTTAAACTCTTCTCCTCAATATTCCATAGCTTAAAACTTTTCTCAAATTCTTCAATTACCTTATTTCCATATTTCTCCACCATCACTAAAAACAACTCCAACAACAACCTTAAAAGCTGGGCGATACTAAAAAAATTCAAATCGGCATGCAGCAGTTTTATCTTTCGATACACATCCTCGGGGAAATACACATGGACGTGTTTCCGGCTTTCATCCGGATGGCGTGATACCGGTAGATAACGACTCATTCGTTGCCTTCCCCATATATGCTCTTTGATAATTAATGGATCGACAAGCTCCATGATCCCTACAATGACACCGGATAATGTTCTCCACGGTCCGAATAATTTCAGATTTTGTAGTTTTTCTTTTATTTTTTCTGTTATAACAAAATGGAATTCATGCACGTCTGATTGTAACATGCCATACTCCTTGTATTGTTCATTCTCATACATTGTATAACGTATAAAAAGTGCATCCTGCTTTGATTTACTCTGAAATATGTGAAAATAAACCCGGCTGATTTTGTATTATCGTTTCCCGTAATTACCTATATGTCCCTTGAAGTCGATGTAAAAATAAATCGAAACAATATCCACATGACGATGTTAATACATGATTTTTGATAGACTGCTATAAATACTGCTCTCAGCTCAAATTTATATCCGGTATAGCGGTTCAGCCGGCCATTTATATATATTTCCAACCGAAATTGAGACAATTATGCGTAAAAGTAAGAAAATATATTTTTTAATTGATAGTTTCCGGGGTTCATGTGTGCATAAAATGATTATATACTGCTTGATGGCTTTAAACCTTTCGATCATGCTCCGATCGCGGGTATTTTAAAAATTATCAGGAGGAAAAAATGAAAAGAAAAAAAATAATGTTACATCTTCTGTTTATCCTTGCCTTACTCTCATTTTCAAATGTGACGGCGACGGGACAGGCGGCGTTGTGCGGTGATGTCAATGACGACGGTGCCGTCAATATCGTCGATGCCCTCCTTACCGCGCAATGTTACGTCGGTCTTGCCGCGTGCGCCGATGAAGCGGTCGGCGACGTTAATTGCGACAGCCAGATCAATATCGTCGATGCATTGCTGATTGCCCAGTTGTATGTCGGTTCGATTACGGGATTACAGTGCTGTAATACGACGGCGACACCGACGCCGACACCGAATACCACACCGCGGCCGGGATCGAACGCCGTCGAGTTTTCGAGGCAAATGGGTGCGGGCTGGAACCTGGGGAATTCGATGGAGTCCATGGGACCCGGCAACGAAACGGCATGGGGTAATCCAAAGGTAACTCAATCGTTCGTCAACGCGGTCAAGGCGGCCGGTTTCGACACCCTGCGTATTCCGGTGGCATGGAGTGTTTTTACCGACCAGGCGAATTACATTATCGATACCGCCTGGCTGAACCGCGTCGAGGAAGTCGTCAATTACGGTTTGAACGCGGGTATGTATGTCATTATCAATGAGCACTGGGACGGCGGCTGGTTGAATCATCCTTTCTACTCCAACCGTGATTCCCTGAACCACCGTCTTGCCGTTATGTGGGAACAGATCGCCGATCATTTCCGCGCTTACGACAATCGCCTTCTTTTTGCCGGAACCAACGAGGTCATGAATGACGGCGATTACAGTACGCCGACACAGGAATACGTGGATGTACAAAACAGTTTTAACCAGACCTTTGTCACCACCGTGCGTGGCACGGGCGGCAACAACGCGGATCGCTACCTGATCGTCCAGGGCTTTAATACCAATATCGATCATACCGTCGAGTTCGCGGTAATTCCGAACGATACGGTCACCGGCCGGCTGATGATGGAAGTGCATTACTATGATCCCTACAACTTTACATTGAACACCTCGAGTAACATAAACGAGTGGCCGAGTTCGGAAGAAACCTGGGCGAACGAAGCCTGGTGCGACGGGCAGATGGAGAAGATGAGGATACATTTCGTCGACCGGGGTATTGCTGTGATTCTCGGCGAGTACGGCGTGGCCTCACGGCAGGGCGTTTCCGGCTTCGAAACCTCACGGGTCCGCTGGAACAGGTACGTCACCGAAGCTGCGGCTGCCAATGATATCGTCCCGATTTATTGGGACAACGGCGTTACCGGTGATACCGGATTGGGCCTCTTCGACAGGAACAGCGGCGCCATCGTGTATCCCAATATCGTCAATGCCATTGTCAACTCGGTTGACTAAAGCGTACATCAACGCCTCATGAATGCAGCGGACGGCGAACCGCCTGTCCGCTGCATTTTTTTTATCGTGCTCCCGTCCCGAACACACGAAATTTCCCGGAAAAAGACACGTACAGGACACAAACCCGATGCACTGTAGCTGTATACTATTAATATAGGGTTTATATTTTTTGGCGGTTTATGTGCATGCAATCGGAGGCGGTATGAAAAAGCAATGTCTTGTTTTGCCGATGTTTTTTTGTATGTCCGTCTGTCCCTTCTTTTTGATTGCTCAAAGCGGAGCCCCGCGAACCGGACCACCCGGGCCGCCGGTACGCAGTATTTCCGAATTCGAACCCATGGAAGGGGTCCTTATCGCGTATCCCGGGGATTTCGGCGTTCCCTTCGATTTGATCGCCGAAATGTCAACGGATGTGATCGTTACGACAATTGTCGAAAACTCTTCCGATGAAGCCATCGTGAAATCCCAATACAGTTCCAATAATGTGATCCTCTCCAATTGCAGATTCATACAAGCACCGGTGGATACCTACTATACCAGGGATTACGGTCCTTTTATTATCGCGGACAATCTGAACGAAATCGCGATTGTGGATATGTCGGTGTTTTACTCTCCGAACGATAATTCGATCCCGCAAACGATAAGCGATGTGCTGGGCGTCGGTTATTATTACATGGATATGGTCATCCAGGGGGGGAATTATATGACCGACGGTATGGGAGTCGCCGCTTCCACCAGCCTTGTGTTTGAAGACAACCCGTTGCTGAATGAAGATGCGATCAGGAAGCTATCCGCCGACTATTTGAATATAACAACCTGGCATATTGTGGAAGACCCGAATTCGACGCACATCGATCATATAGACTGCTGGGGAAAATTCTTGTCCGTTGATACTATCCTTATACGGGAAGTGTCCCCCTCGGATCCCCAATATCAGGATATTGAAGAAACGGCGGCGTATTTCGGGAATGAAACCTCGTCGTACGGAACGCCCTATAACATCGTGAGAATCGATACATCCAATGACGAACCCTATACCAATTCCCTTATCCTCAACGACAAAGTCTTTGTGCCCGTTACCGGTTCGCCCAATGATGATAAGGCCATTCGGACATATTCGACGGCAATGCCGGGCTACCGTGTATTCGGTATCGCGGCAAATCATAATTCGTGGGACGCAAGCGACGCCATTCATTGCCGTATCAAGGGCATCCCGGACAGAAACATGATTTATATACACCATATCCCCCTGTCGGGAACACTCACCGCCGCATCCGAATATCGGATAGAGGCCGATATTATCTCATATGCCGGAGAGGTCATTTATACCGATGATGTGAGGCTTTATTACAAACAGGATAACGGTTCGTTCACCGACACGATCATGCGGAATACCGGCGGTACGACCTACAGCGGCACAATCACCCGTACAACCGGTACGGAGATTGCCTACTACATCAGCACAACGAATGCCCCGGGAAGAACCTACACGCTGCCGTACATCGGGGAAGCTGATCCCTTCCGGTTCACCGTTGCGGCTTCCGCGCCCACTTCCACCCCGATACCGTCGCCGACGCCATATCCGGGTGCGGAAAGGGGGGATGTCAATGCAGACGGGGCGGTCAATATCGTCGATGCACTGTTGACGGCCCAATTTTATGTGGGACTGAATCCCGCGGGGTTCGATATTTCCCGAGCGGATGCCGATTGCGATGGAAACATCGGTATCGTCGACGCCCTTATCATCGCACGGTATTATATCGGGCTGGTAACCGGGTTTTGCTGAACGAGAAGGGGAAACCTATTTTTCCGCCTCTTCATGCTACGGCCACGTAATCGGCAGCCGCATTCTTCGCCCTCTCTCAATCGCTTATCACAAGATTTTTCCCCGCTTTTTTGGCTTCGTACAGGCGTTTGTCGGCCAGCTTTAAAAGCCGGTAAATATTCGACTCTTCCTCGAAACAGGCAAACCCGATGCTGACGGTCATATGTTTTACCGGAGTTTTCGTATCGATACAGAAGGGGTGGTCTTCGACGAGTTTCCGGATTTTTTCGATCGCCGTAATGGAGCCCTCCCGTGATGTGGAGGTGAATAAAATCACGAACTCCTCCCCCCCGTAACGGCAGAGAATATCCCGCTCGAAGAGCGCGTCTTTTATAACGGCGACAAATTCGATAAGGATCTGATCACCCATGAGGTGCCCGTAGCGGTCATTTATTTCCTTAAAATTGTCCAGGTCCAGCATCGCGATCCCGAAATTGACCTCGCCCCGGAGTTTGTATCTGATCTGACTCATATTGCGCCGGATTTCGATATCGAGATATTTGTTGAAAAATCGTCTGTTGTACGCTCCGGTTAAAATATCGATTTCGGACATTTCCTTCAGCCGGTTTTGGAGGGTTTCGTTTTCGATAAAATTTCGGAACGACATAAACAGCAAAGTAAACATCACGGTCACAATGTTGAGAAGACCGACGGCTTTGAGAATTCCCCGATCGACGGTTGATATACGACCGCCGTCCCCGGTTATGATAAACAAGGCGATAAAAAAACCCGCCGTTAGTGTCACTTCGGCAATTTTCCAGGGTAATTTTATGGTAAACGAATTGGCGATCAAGACCATGGCCGCGATCAAATAGAGGGCGGCATAACACTCCCAGCCCAGAATGTATGTTGCCGTGATCGAATATAGAACGATATCGCCGATCGCAAGCTGGATGGACAGGCCGTAGTACTTTCTTTTAAGAAGAAAAAAGTTGAACAGAAAGATGCAGCAGCCGGCTATATTGAAGACACAGAGGATAAATATGCGGAGATATACAAAGAGTCCGAACAATATAACATGGACGGACGCACCCAAAATGAAAAAAAGCCTGAGCAAAACATGTATTCTCTGACTAATGATATCGCTGTCTTTCATGAACGGTCCTGATCAGCACAACGGGATATGCATGACACACACATTTATTTTTAGTATAATTTATCGAACACCCTTTTTTCAAAGGGAAATGGGCTGATTGGATAAAAAATATAGTCCGATAGAATCGGGTGAAACCCGGCTATCGACGGGGCAGGTGTACCATGGAATACAGGGATTATTACAAAATACTGGGGGTATCAAAGTCGGCAACCACGGATGAAATAAAACGGCAGTATCGCAAACTGGCGCGCAAATATCATCCGGATGTCAATCCGGGAGACAACAAGGCGGCCGCCCGTTTTGCCGAAATCAATGAAGCGCATGAGGTCCTCTCGGATCCCGAAAAAAGAAAAAAATACGATACACTCGGTTCGAACTGGGAACAGTACGAAAACGTCGGGCAGGATTCACCCTTTACGAACAGGAAAGCATACGGGAATGGTTCCGGGTATACGGTTTTCGAAGGCGACATGGACGACCTGTTCGGCGGTGCGGGATTTTCCGATTTTTTCAAGACCTTTTTCGGTGATACCTTTTCGGGCTTCCGGTCTCATTCAAAAAGTTATTCGTCAAAGGGTCATGATTATAAGGCCGAGCTTGAGATTTCACTGGAGGAGGCCTATTCCGGATGTGTTAAGGTCATCCAGGTGAATAACCAAACATTGCGTATTACCCTCGAACCCGGCATCATGGACGGCCGGACTATCAAACTGAAAGGAAAGGGTGGCGCCGGGGCAAACGGCGGCAAAAAAGGCGATCTGTATATCACGATCCGCATTCCCCCCCACCCATTATATAAACGCGTGGATAACGATCTTTATATCGAGGTTCCCGTGAGTATGTACACGATGCTTTTGGGCGGTGAAAAAGAGATCAATGCGCTTTCCGGCCGATTCAAAATAAAGATACCGCCCGAAACCGAAAACGGTACCGCCTTCCGCCTTAAGGGGAAGGGTTTCCCGGCCGATAAAAAGTCCGTAAGCTGCGGTGACCTTTATGTGAAAGTGATGATGGAAACCCCAAAAAATCTCTCCGACAGGGAAAAGAGTCTGATCCGGGAGTTGGCCCGGATGAGATCATAAAAAAGCAAGGTATCGGGATCATTCATACCTTACTTTGCAGTATCTATGTTTACCGCTTTAACCTATACGGCATGCCTTTTTGAATAAAACCGACAAGACGATCCCTGTCTCTGTTTGTTATATGACCGAATTTGATATGAAGAATTTTATTATTTCCGGACACTCGTACTACTTCACCATAGAGATGGAACCTGTTCTCTGCTTCTTTATGAAAAAATAGAGATAAATCGTCGTCTTTTACATATTTTTTCCCGGGATTCGTAACACAAAGTCCTCCGGCACTCAGATCACGGATATCTGCACGATCAGGTTCTTCTTTGGAATCTATCCGACGCAATAATATGGGAAGTACTATATTTTTTCTGAAATATTCCCTGTGTTGAGTCCTTACAATATTTTTGGATTGAGCTGCAAAAATTGTTTTATTTTCAGCTTTCAAGATCCTTGTTTTAAAGACGTAAAGACCGGTATAATTATGGGTGACCAGAAAAACCTCATCATCGTTCGTAAATCCAATAAAGCTATTCAAAGATTCGAACACTATTGCATCCGGCAGCTGCCTGGTGACAAATCCGTTTATAATAATCTTCTTGTCCTTGCTGATCAGTTTCGCAGGGGATCCTTCGGCGATATCATTACTTGAATCCGGAACTCTATAGGGATCGAAACGGCTGAAACCGAGTTTTTTGAAAATCGACAACTGAATTTTTTTATCCGATTCTTCCCGGCTTGCTAACAAATGAAAACAGGTATTGAACGTATGGGAATTTGTAAGAAGAAGATATTTTTTCAAAGGATTTTTTAGAAACCGGGACATTCGATCGAGCAAGTCAATTTCGGGCTTTGTAAGTGAATACTTGACTGCATATTTTTCAAATCTTGAATTTACAGCTAAAGTAAATTTATTCCGATCTATAATCCATTTGATGATACCCAGAATCGTGATCAATCCGACAATAGAAAGAATAATACTTATAAAAACAAGTATTTCTTGCGGTGTCCTATTGAAACTTTCTGCAATCTCTCTGAGAAATTCATTATTATTCATTTTAATTTATTTATATTTTCTCCTTTAAAAATCATAATATTTCCTCCTCATAGTAAACGTAAAAAAAAATATGATTTCTTTTTACGTATCCTATAATGGCAAATAATAATTATTCCATTACCGCCCATAAAATACATTGCTCGTCATTTTTAACAGGGTAAATGAGTTATCCCCA is a genomic window containing:
- a CDS encoding GGDEF domain-containing protein; this translates as MKDSDIISQRIHVLLRLFFILGASVHVILFGLFVYLRIFILCVFNIAGCCIFLFNFFLLKRKYYGLSIQLAIGDIVLYSITATYILGWECYAALYLIAAMVLIANSFTIKLPWKIAEVTLTAGFFIALFIITGDGGRISTVDRGILKAVGLLNIVTVMFTLLFMSFRNFIENETLQNRLKEMSEIDILTGAYNRRFFNKYLDIEIRRNMSQIRYKLRGEVNFGIAMLDLDNFKEINDRYGHLMGDQILIEFVAVIKDALFERDILCRYGGEEFVILFTSTSREGSITAIEKIRKLVEDHPFCIDTKTPVKHMTVSIGFACFEEESNIYRLLKLADKRLYEAKKAGKNLVISD
- a CDS encoding J domain-containing protein; translated protein: MEYRDYYKILGVSKSATTDEIKRQYRKLARKYHPDVNPGDNKAAARFAEINEAHEVLSDPEKRKKYDTLGSNWEQYENVGQDSPFTNRKAYGNGSGYTVFEGDMDDLFGGAGFSDFFKTFFGDTFSGFRSHSKSYSSKGHDYKAELEISLEEAYSGCVKVIQVNNQTLRITLEPGIMDGRTIKLKGKGGAGANGGKKGDLYITIRIPPHPLYKRVDNDLYIEVPVSMYTMLLGGEKEINALSGRFKIKIPPETENGTAFRLKGKGFPADKKSVSCGDLYVKVMMETPKNLSDREKSLIRELARMRS
- a CDS encoding PilZ domain-containing protein, translated to MNNNEFLREIAESFNRTPQEILVFISIILSIVGLITILGIIKWIIDRNKFTLAVNSRFEKYAVKYSLTKPEIDLLDRMSRFLKNPLKKYLLLTNSHTFNTCFHLLASREESDKKIQLSIFKKLGFSRFDPYRVPDSSNDIAEGSPAKLISKDKKIIINGFVTRQLPDAIVFESLNSFIGFTNDDEVFLVTHNYTGLYVFKTRILKAENKTIFAAQSKNIVRTQHREYFRKNIVLPILLRRIDSKEEPDRADIRDLSAGGLCVTNPGKKYVKDDDLSLFFHKEAENRFHLYGEVVRVSGNNKILHIKFGHITNRDRDRLVGFIQKGMPYRLKR
- a CDS encoding agmatine deiminase family protein is translated as MKKQCLVLPMFFCMSVCPFFLIAQSGAPRTGPPGPPVRSISEFEPMEGVLIAYPGDFGVPFDLIAEMSTDVIVTTIVENSSDEAIVKSQYSSNNVILSNCRFIQAPVDTYYTRDYGPFIIADNLNEIAIVDMSVFYSPNDNSIPQTISDVLGVGYYYMDMVIQGGNYMTDGMGVAASTSLVFEDNPLLNEDAIRKLSADYLNITTWHIVEDPNSTHIDHIDCWGKFLSVDTILIREVSPSDPQYQDIEETAAYFGNETSSYGTPYNIVRIDTSNDEPYTNSLILNDKVFVPVTGSPNDDKAIRTYSTAMPGYRVFGIAANHNSWDASDAIHCRIKGIPDRNMIYIHHIPLSGTLTAASEYRIEADIISYAGEVIYTDDVRLYYKQDNGSFTDTIMRNTGGTTYSGTITRTTGTEIAYYISTTNAPGRTYTLPYIGEADPFRFTVAASAPTSTPIPSPTPYPGAERGDVNADGAVNIVDALLTAQFYVGLNPAGFDISRADADCDGNIGIVDALIIARYYIGLVTGFC